A window from Setaria italica strain Yugu1 chromosome VIII, Setaria_italica_v2.0, whole genome shotgun sequence encodes these proteins:
- the LOC101757794 gene encoding uncharacterized protein LOC101757794 gives MAAASRAGDPPESTRLRVGDDIAWSEINGVYDRDDSLKENTNPKCLLKNHPHHNNGSSQRFSGNLKPTAAPIIGLSGKLGGGGRRQHNHPPAIFPKKAKTGGGGRAPKAAVPEPGSPKVSCIGKVLSDRERARLGRPPRTRGSSRQPGCCGGLGFLMRRSRSRKSAVECVDQSPPPPSLPPLAEAPRRRREEKEVEPEPEATTAAAPGLGGMRRFASGRRAAEWAAEMEDDDGRVARSGPL, from the coding sequence atggccgccgcctcgcgcgccGGCGACCCGCCGGAGTCGACGCGCCTCCGTGTCGGCGACGACATCGCCTGGTCCGAGATCAACGGCGTCTACGACCGCGACGACTCCCTCAAGGAGAACACCAACCCCAAGTGCCTCCTCAAGAACCACCCCCACCACAACAACGGCTCCTCGCAGCGGTTCTCCGGCAACCTCAAGCCGACGGCCGCGCCCATCATCGGCCTCTCCGGGAAGctcggcgggggcgggcggcggcagcacaaCCACCCGCCGGCAATCTTCCCCAAGAAGGCcaagaccggcggcggcgggcgcgcgccaAAGGCCGCCGTCCCGGAGCCCGGGTCCCCCAAGGTGTCATGCATCGGGAAGGTCCTCTCCGACCGCGAGCGCGCGCGCCTCGGCCGGCCGCCGAGGACGCGCGGGAGCTCGAGGCAGCCCGGGTGCTGCGGCGGGCTCGGGTTCTTGATGCGGCGGAGCAGGTCCAGGAAGAGCGCCGTGGAGTGCGTCGACcagtccccgccgccgccgtcattgCCGCCTCTCGCAGAGGcgccgaggaggcggagggAAGAGAAGGAGGTGGAACCGGAGCCGGAggccacgacggcggcggcgccggggctggGAGGCATGCGGCGGTTCGCGTcggggaggcgggcggcggagtGGGCGGCCgagatggaggacgacgacgggcgCGTGGCGAGATCTGGGCCGTTGTAG
- the LOC101758208 gene encoding aspartyl protease family protein At5g10770-like, which translates to MFHINHPLLPSWTQSANMQDTTIIRGDNLQENVFFVAISLGTPAVLNLVTIDTGSSLSWVQCRHCDTRCYWQTGKAGPTFNPLKSSTYRNVNCSTEVCHAMHKISGLFSGCVDGKDACLYRIRYALGEYSVGYLVKDKLTLPNNYTIDDFIFGCGAGNLYSGSNTGIIGFGNESYSFFNQVARQTNYRAFSYCLPSDHENEGFLSIGPYVRDEKLKLTRLFSYGHLPFYAIQQLGMMVNGIRLEVDPRIYSTAMTIVDTGTTDTYILSPLFHALDKEVTTAMLAKGYARGSLKDKICFVTSGEPIDWNDLPTIEMEFGMSTLLLRMGNVFYVNSDNDICLTFRPDDAGVKGAQVLGNRAMRSFRVVYDIQDRIFGFEAGAC; encoded by the coding sequence ATGTTCCACATAAATCATCCATTGTTACCTTCATGGACCCAGTCTGCAAATATGCAAGACACCACTATCATAAGGGGCGACAACCTGCAGGAAAATGTATTCTTTGTGGCCATCAGCCTTGGGACACCAGCTGTTCTTAATCTTGTCACTATTGACACCGGTTCCTCTCTCTCCTGGGTTCAGTGTCGACACTGTGACACGCGTTGCTATTGGCAAACCGGAAAGGCTGGACCAACATTCAACCCCCTGAAGTCCTCAACTTACCGGAATGTCAATTGCTCAACTGAGGTCTGCCATGCCATGCACAAGATCTCTGGTCTTTTTTCTGGCTGTGTCGATGGCAAAGATGCTTGCCTCTACAGAATACGATATGCACTGGGAGAGTACTCAGTCGGGTACTTAGTCAAAGACAAGCTCACTCTTCCTAACAACTACACTATTGATGATTTCATCTTTGGTTGCGGTGCGGGTAATCTATACAGTGGATCTAACACAGGTATCATTGGTTTTGGGAATGAAAGTTACTCATTTTTCAACCAGGTAGCTCGGCAGACAAACTATAGAGCATTTTCTTACTGCCTTCCTAGTGATCATGAGAACGAAGGGTTTCTGTCAATTGGACCATATGTTCGAGATGAAAAACTTAAGTTGACTAGATTGTTTAGTTATGGTCATTTACCATTCTATGCTATTCAACAGCTTGGCATGATGGTCAATGGGATCAGACTTGAAGTTGATCCCCGTATCTATAGTACTGCGATGACAATTGTTGATACTGGCACTACTGATACATATATTTTGTCTCCTTTGTTTCATGCGCTTGACAAGGAAGTGACAACAGCAATGCTAGCTAAGGGATATGCACGGGGAAGTCTGAAGGACAAGATTTGCTTCGTTACCTCTGGTGAGCCAATAGATTGGAACGACCTACCTACTATAGAGATGGAATTTGGAATGTCTACCCTGCTGCTACGTATGGGAAATGTGTTTTATGTGAACTCAGACAATGATATATGCTTGACATTTCGGCCAGATGATGCCGGTGTAAAAGGGGCTCAAGTTTTGGGGAATAGAGCAATGAGGTCATTTAGGGTTGTTTATGATATCCAAGATAGGATCTTTGGCTTTGAAGCCGGTGCATGTTGA